From a region of the Paralichthys olivaceus isolate ysfri-2021 chromosome 4, ASM2471397v2, whole genome shotgun sequence genome:
- the rflna gene encoding refilin-A, which translates to MVGHLHLQAMDDSLKGKNREGLLDSPDSGLPPSPSPPFCSLSPGLIESRSSSCTTPVESHHGCYRKESRDGKLLPYLLLNSTGPDPKTRMYPVFFGESIEVNPKPEQEIKCISEVKYDSDKHYRDRVYCAPVPMATSFSETVVAVQNCTWRSYKSQVYLEPRQRPISYQSTTIIYPKHAKNTYRTTLNYNAMGSRRWFVSTVQLESSEDTSPCIIYTEDL; encoded by the exons ATGGTGGGGCACCTACACCTACAAGCGATGGATGATAGCCTGAAAGGAAAGAACCGAGAGGGGCTGCTCGACAGCCCGGATTCGGGACTGCCCCCGAGCCCCAGTCCGCCCTTCTGCTCGCTGTCCCCGGGTCTGATCGAGTCGCGCTCCAGCAGCTGCACGACGCCCGTGGAGAGCCACCACGGATGTTATAGGAAGGAGAGCAGAGATGGAAAACTG CTGCCCTACCTGCTGCTGAACTCCACAGGACCAGACCCCAAGACTCGCATGTACCCCGTGTTCTTCGGGGAAAGCATCGAGGTCAACCCCAAACCAGAGCAGGAAATCAA GTGCATCTCTGAGGTCAAGTATGACTCCGACAAGCATTACCGGGACCGGGTATACTGCGCCCCCGTTCCCATGGCCACTTCCTTCAGCGAGACAGTGGTAGCGGTGCAGAACTGCACTTGGAGGAGCTACAAGTCCCAGGTGTACCTGGAGCCGCGGCAGAGGCCCATCAGCTACCAGAGCACCACCATCATCTACCCGAAACACGCCAAGAACACTTACCGCACCACGCTCAACTACAACGCCATGGGTTCCCGCCGCTGGTTTGTCTCCACGGTGCAGCTGGAGTCGAGCGAGGACACTAGTCCCTGTATCATCTACACAGAGGACCTGTAG